One window from the genome of Phalacrocorax aristotelis chromosome 20, bGulAri2.1, whole genome shotgun sequence encodes:
- the CRYBG2 gene encoding beta/gamma crystallin domain-containing protein 2 isoform X2, with protein MDSPFRHAKARGFVSSAELSMKKAAPSTPEPEGRSRFQKVSLVSRRLESTGSARGREGSPSRVSLLLQAWEREIVEKTAASPTTLTHRERSSSVNLVKDFTTHGPIFSQVYSPAQKPRRQDERGKAVAGGGGIPPLVDAPCDMPVHRESYVHGTLLPTRPAEHPAGGPGEGPGAPCGAQPGCISALPRARHVTVLRTGKDTARPEPGLAEGREAQNGVHDAASATMALPQRESREQDGSSFAGAAAGSESLAGTTEAAGLPAEGSPGEEHSPQAEAVPANAALRDSDRPGDPQTSITSSPQCPSEDAGGQADPAGTGEGSTANGDDTISAMPPRTESPPGAGGTPENPSSDASNGSEPSSEAPASPKAEVELEEGERTGDSQDTAQEPESSPEPPTEPPAHDPLAESPPDTTEEDPELLVDMEIFVDTLRNMEPSEMRKAPKAPRQPRPLSLGRWAALPPIQEDRVAPRAPISLPESLRELLARGPARPREERSEEEEEEEIENPYLSPDERPPVGPLHGAPRDSSTSNGWAEGGLLPGTPRQAGAEEKAKPVAGGLAEQSVLFRGNVLKGMALLSHFLEHRGAAANEGKPYSRLDNSVLYSRFVSPSITPLELPTGDGGGMGSPSPGEHSRLGPGDHPSPEMAMLEASSPDSVPPVTEEPESAMALCPVDVLQEDKEGFEKINTRPGKIILFSEAGFAGQKREIWGDIPDATSWELSHTISIRVIRGGWVMYEKPRFHGRKCVLAEGDVEIDNPWTAYGQSGQPHSSQPFRIGSFKRVVRDYRTPEISLFEEENGEGTRLKFTDSAEDTRTRGQALTAASIIVHSGLWLVYSKPFFDDDPYVLEPGGYPNLKAWGAKDPSICSMHPIRLVLIYEAAGFQGRSFTISRDVYDLKHLPRPALPTVGSLHILGGCWVGYEKEGFRGHQYLLEEGKYQDWRQWGGYNKELVSLRLIRTDFSDPALVLFEAMDFEEGPSVELSEALPDTQLAGYGTITQSIHVLSGVWVAYEGTNFSGKQYILEKGVYRSCEDWGATDCRIASAQPILQVGEHNLHFISKILLFSEPDFLGDHVTFEEDQDALPTAFVPRSCRVRGGSWILFDGQAFAGEQHVLSEGEYPTLSAMGCLSSTAIRSLKKVPVFFSEPSIFLHGLECFEGKEIELNNEVRSLQAEGFNNHVLSVRVKGGIWVLCEHGDFRGRQWLLDCTEITNWLTYSGLQHVGSLYPIRQRRLYFRMRSRELELYLSVPDDVEDMKAGRVVVSSLSEQSSSVWYYEDGLIKNQVAPNMSLQVIGPAGKGAKAVLWSETRMPRQTWSIDSQGRIHSQMFEDMILDIKGGRSYDRDHAIVWDIAEERPTQIWDVQVL; from the exons ATGGATTCGCCATTCCGGCATGCCAAGGCCAGGGGCTTCGTCTCCAGTGCAGAGCTGAGCATGAAGAAAGCAGCGCCGAGCACGCCGGAGCCCGAGGGCAGGTCCCGCTTCCAGAAGGTCTCACTGGTGTCACGGCGGCTGGAGAGCACGGGGAGCGCACGGGGCCGGGAGGGGAGTCCCTCCCGtgtctccctcctgctgcaagcCTGGGAGAGGGAGATTGTGGAGAAGACGGCAGCCAGCCCCACCACCCTGACGCACCGGGAACGCTCATCCTCCGTCAACCTCGTCAAGGACTTCACCACTCACGGCCCCATCTTCTCGCAGGTGTATTCCCCTGCGCAGAAGCCCCGGCGGCAGGATGAGAGGGGGAAGGCGGTGGCCGGTGGTGGTGGCATCCCCCCACTGGTGGATGCCCCCTGTGATATGCCCGTGCACAGGGAGAGCTACGTGCATGGCACTCTCCTCCCCACCCGACCTGCCGAGCACCCTGCAGGGGGTCCCGGCGAGGGTCCCGGTGCCCCGTGTggagcccagcctggctgcaTCTCTGCCCTGCCTAGGGCCAGGCACGTCACCGTGCTGCGGACGGGCAAGGACACAGCCAGGCCTGAGCCGGGGCTGGCGGAGGGAAGGGAAGCTCAAAACGGGGTGCACGATGCTGCCAGTGCCACAATGGCCCTGCCGCAGCGGGAGAGCCGCGAACAGGAcggcagcagctttgctggggCTGCAGCGGGCAGTGAGAGCTTGGCAGGCACCACAGAGGCCGCCGGGCTCCCCGCTGAGGGATCCCCCGGGGAGGAACACTCACCACAAGCCGAAGCTGTGCCAGCAAATGCAGCCCTGAGAGACAGTGACAGGCCTGGGGACCCACAAACCAGTATAACCAGCTCACCGCAGTGTCCCTCGGAGGACGCCGGTGGCCAGGCTGATCCAGCTGGCACGGGAGAGGGAAGCACAGCAAACGGGGATGACACCATTTCAGCCATGCCACCGAGGACAGAGAGCCCCCCAGGGGCTGGCGGCACCCCCGAAAACCCTTCCTCGGATGCAAGCAATGGTTCAGAGCCTTCATCTGAAGCACCAGCATCTCCAAAGGCTGAGGTTGAGTTGGAGGAGGGTGAGAGGACAGGGGACTCCCAGGACACAGCTCAAGAGCCCGAGAGCAGCCCAGAGCCCCCCACTGAGCCCCCAGCCCACGATCCACTGGCCGAGAGCCCTCCCGACACGACTGAGGAGGACCCTGAGCTGCTGGTGGACATGGAGATCTTTGTGGACACGCTGCGTAACATGGAGCCCTCAGAGATGCGGAAGGCGCCCAAGGCCCCACGGCAGCCCCGGCCATTGTCGCTGGGCCGCTGGGCCGCTCTGCCCCCCATCCAGGAGGACCGTGTAGCCCCCCGCGCCCCCATCTCCCTGCCTGAGTCCCTGCGTGAGCTGCTGGCACGGGGCCCGGCGAGGCCACGGGAGGAGAggtctgaggaggaggaggaggaagagatcGAGAACCCCTACCTGAGCCCTGATGAGCGGCCGCCGGTGGGGCCCCTCCATGGGGCACCCAGGGACAGCAGCACCAGCAATGGCTGGGCGGAGGGGGGCTTGCTCCCAGGGACACCGAGGCAGGCAGGAGCGGAGGAAAAGGCCAAACCGGTGGCCGGGGGCTTGGCTGAGCAAAGCGTGCTCTTCCGAGGGAACGTCCTCAAGGGCATGGCGCTGCTCTCCCACTTCTTGGAGCACCGGGGGGCTGCAGCCAACGAAGGGAAGCCCTATTCGCGCCTGGACAACAGTGTGCTCTACAGCCGCTTCGTCTCCCCCAGCATCACCCCCCTTGAGCTGCCCACCGGGGATGGTGGGGGCATGGGCTcgcccagccctggggagcacagcAGGCTGGGCCCTGGTGACCACCCCAGCCCCGAGATGGCCATGCTGGAAGCCTCAAGTCCCGACTCTGTCCCTCCTGTCACTGAAGAGCCTGAGAGCGCCATGGCCCTGTGCCCTGTTGATGTCTTG CAGGAGGACAAGGAGGGCTTTGAGAAGATCAACACGAGACCAGGCAAG ATCATCCTCTTCTCTGAGGCCGGCTTCGCGGGTCAGAAACGGGAGATCTGGGGGGACATCCCTGATGCCACATCCTGGGAGCTCTCACACACCATCTCTATCCGGGTCATCCGAGGCGG GTGGGTGATGTATGAGAAACCACGGTTTCACGGGCGCAAGTGCGTGCTGGCCGAGGGGGACGTGGAGATCGACAACCCCTGGACGGCATATGGGCAGAGCgggcagccccacagcagccagcCCTTCCGCATCGGCTCCTTCAAGAGGGTGGTGCGG GATTACCGCACCCCTGAGATCAGCCTGTTTGAGGAGGAGAATGGCGAAGGCACCCGGCTGAAGTTCACCGACTCGGCTGAGGATACCCGCACGCGGGGCCAGGCGCTCACCGCTGCCTCCATCATCGTCCACTCAGGCCT GTGGCTGGTTTACTCCAAGCCTTTCTTTGACGATGACCCCTATGTTTTGGAGCCGGGCGGGTACCCCAATTTAAAGGCTTGGGGAGCAAAGGACCCATCCATCTGCTCCATGCATCCCATCAGGCTG GTGCTGATCTACGAGGCTGCAGGTTTCCAGGGCCGCAGCTTCACCATCAGCCGAGACGTCTACGACCTGAAGCACCTGCCCAGGCCGGCGCTCCCCACCGTGGGCTCCCTGCACATCCTGGGTGGCTG CTGGGTCGGCTATGAGAAGGAGGGCTTCCGTGGCCACCAGTACctgctggaggaagggaaatACCAAGACTGGAGGCAGTGGGGCGGCTACAACAAGGAGCTGGTGTCCTTACGGCTGATACGGACG GACTTCTCCGACCCAGCACTGGTCCTCTTTGAGGCCATGGACTTCGAGGAGGGGCCAAGCGTGGAGCTGAGCGAGGCGCTCCCCGACACGCAGCTGGCTGGCTACGGCACCATCACCCAGTCCATCCATGTGCTGAGCGGCGT GTGGGTGGCCTACGAGGGCACCAACTTCTCAGGCAAGCAGTACATCCTGGAGAAGGGGGTGTACCGCAGCTGTGAAGACTGGGGTGCCACAGATTGCCGTATCGCCTCGGCGCAGCCAATCCTGCAG GTCGGGGAACACAACCTCCATTTCATCTCCAAG ATCCTGCTCTTCTCAGAGCCTGACTTCTTGGGGGACCACGTCACCTTCGAGGAGGACCAGGATGCCCTGCCCACTGCCTTCGTCCCACGCTCCTGCAGAGTCCGTGGGGGCAG CTGGATCCTGTTCGACGGGCAGGCCTTCGCGGGGGAGCAGCATGTGCTGTCCGAGGGCGAGTACCCCACGCTCAGCGCCATGGGCTGCCTCTCCTCCACTGCCATCCGCTCCTTGAAGAAGGTCCCGGTG TTTTTCTCCGAGCCCTCCATCTTCCTGCATGGGCTGGAGTGTTTTGAGGGGAAGGAGATTGAGCTGAACAATGAAGTGCGGAGTCTCCAGGCAGAGGGTTTTAACAACCACGTGCTGTCAGTACGCGTGAAAGGCGGGAT CTGGGTGCTGTGTGAACATGGTGACTTCCGAGGGCGCCAGTGGCTGCTGGACTGCACCGAAATCACCAACTGGCTGACGTACAGTGGGCTCCAGCACGTGGGATCCCTCTACCCCATCCGCCAG AGACGGCTCTACTTCCGCatgaggagcagggagctggagctCTACCTCTCCGTTCCCGACGACGTGGAGGACATGAAAGCGGGACGCGTGGTGGTCTCCAGCCTCAGCGAGCAGAGCAGCTCCGTCTGGTACTATGAGGACGGGCTGATCAAAAACCAG GTGGCCCCCAACATGAGCCTGCAGGTCATCGGGCCAGCTGGGAAAGGCGCGAAGGCCGTGCTGTGGTCTGAGACCCGGATGCCACGCCAGACCTGGAGCATTGATTCTCAGGGACGGATCCACAGCCAGATGTTTGAGGACATGATCCTCGATATAAAGG GTGGCCGATCCTATGACCGGGACCATGCCATCGTTTGGGACATCGCCGAGGAAAGACCTACACAGATCTGGGACGTACAGGTGCTATGA
- the CRYBG2 gene encoding beta/gamma crystallin domain-containing protein 2 isoform X1, with amino-acid sequence MDSPFRHAKARGFVSSAELSMKKAAPSTPEPEGRSRFQKVSLVSRRLESTGSARGREGSPSRVSLLLQAWEREIVEKTAASPTTLTHRERSSSVNLVKDFTTHGPIFSQVYSPAQKPRRQDERGKAVAGGGGIPPLVDAPCDMPVHRESYVHGTLLPTRPAEHPAGGPGEGPGAPCGAQPGCISALPRARHVTVLRTGKDTARPEPGLAEGREAQNGVHDAASATMALPQRESREQDGSSFAGAAAGSESLAGTTEAAGLPAEGSPGEEHSPQAEAVPANAALRDSDRPGDPQTSITSSPQCPSEDAGGQADPAGTGEGSTANGDDTISAMPPRTESPPGAGGTPENPSSDASNGSEPSSEAPASPKAEVELEEGERTGDSQDTAQEPESSPEPPTEPPAHDPLAESPPDTTEEDPELLVDMEIFVDTLRNMEPSEMRKAPKAPRQPRPLSLGRWAALPPIQEDRVAPRAPISLPESLRELLARGPARPREERSEEEEEEEIENPYLSPDERPPVGPLHGAPRDSSTSNGWAEGGLLPGTPRQAGAEEKAKPVAGGLAEQSVLFRGNVLKGMALLSHFLEHRGAAANEGKPYSRLDNSVLYSRFVSPSITPLELPTGDGGGMGSPSPGEHSRLGPGDHPSPEMAMLEASSPDSVPPVTEEPESAMALCPVDVLQEDKEGFEKINTRPGKIILFSEAGFAGQKREIWGDIPDATSWELSHTISIRVIRGGWVMYEKPRFHGRKCVLAEGDVEIDNPWTAYGQSGQPHSSQPFRIGSFKRVVRDYRTPEISLFEEENGEGTRLKFTDSAEDTRTRGQALTAASIIVHSGLWLVYSKPFFDDDPYVLEPGGYPNLKAWGAKDPSICSMHPIRLGCPVVERPGEPQVLIYEAAGFQGRSFTISRDVYDLKHLPRPALPTVGSLHILGGCWVGYEKEGFRGHQYLLEEGKYQDWRQWGGYNKELVSLRLIRTDFSDPALVLFEAMDFEEGPSVELSEALPDTQLAGYGTITQSIHVLSGVWVAYEGTNFSGKQYILEKGVYRSCEDWGATDCRIASAQPILQVGEHNLHFISKILLFSEPDFLGDHVTFEEDQDALPTAFVPRSCRVRGGSWILFDGQAFAGEQHVLSEGEYPTLSAMGCLSSTAIRSLKKVPVFFSEPSIFLHGLECFEGKEIELNNEVRSLQAEGFNNHVLSVRVKGGIWVLCEHGDFRGRQWLLDCTEITNWLTYSGLQHVGSLYPIRQRRLYFRMRSRELELYLSVPDDVEDMKAGRVVVSSLSEQSSSVWYYEDGLIKNQVAPNMSLQVIGPAGKGAKAVLWSETRMPRQTWSIDSQGRIHSQMFEDMILDIKGGRSYDRDHAIVWDIAEERPTQIWDVQVL; translated from the exons ATGGATTCGCCATTCCGGCATGCCAAGGCCAGGGGCTTCGTCTCCAGTGCAGAGCTGAGCATGAAGAAAGCAGCGCCGAGCACGCCGGAGCCCGAGGGCAGGTCCCGCTTCCAGAAGGTCTCACTGGTGTCACGGCGGCTGGAGAGCACGGGGAGCGCACGGGGCCGGGAGGGGAGTCCCTCCCGtgtctccctcctgctgcaagcCTGGGAGAGGGAGATTGTGGAGAAGACGGCAGCCAGCCCCACCACCCTGACGCACCGGGAACGCTCATCCTCCGTCAACCTCGTCAAGGACTTCACCACTCACGGCCCCATCTTCTCGCAGGTGTATTCCCCTGCGCAGAAGCCCCGGCGGCAGGATGAGAGGGGGAAGGCGGTGGCCGGTGGTGGTGGCATCCCCCCACTGGTGGATGCCCCCTGTGATATGCCCGTGCACAGGGAGAGCTACGTGCATGGCACTCTCCTCCCCACCCGACCTGCCGAGCACCCTGCAGGGGGTCCCGGCGAGGGTCCCGGTGCCCCGTGTggagcccagcctggctgcaTCTCTGCCCTGCCTAGGGCCAGGCACGTCACCGTGCTGCGGACGGGCAAGGACACAGCCAGGCCTGAGCCGGGGCTGGCGGAGGGAAGGGAAGCTCAAAACGGGGTGCACGATGCTGCCAGTGCCACAATGGCCCTGCCGCAGCGGGAGAGCCGCGAACAGGAcggcagcagctttgctggggCTGCAGCGGGCAGTGAGAGCTTGGCAGGCACCACAGAGGCCGCCGGGCTCCCCGCTGAGGGATCCCCCGGGGAGGAACACTCACCACAAGCCGAAGCTGTGCCAGCAAATGCAGCCCTGAGAGACAGTGACAGGCCTGGGGACCCACAAACCAGTATAACCAGCTCACCGCAGTGTCCCTCGGAGGACGCCGGTGGCCAGGCTGATCCAGCTGGCACGGGAGAGGGAAGCACAGCAAACGGGGATGACACCATTTCAGCCATGCCACCGAGGACAGAGAGCCCCCCAGGGGCTGGCGGCACCCCCGAAAACCCTTCCTCGGATGCAAGCAATGGTTCAGAGCCTTCATCTGAAGCACCAGCATCTCCAAAGGCTGAGGTTGAGTTGGAGGAGGGTGAGAGGACAGGGGACTCCCAGGACACAGCTCAAGAGCCCGAGAGCAGCCCAGAGCCCCCCACTGAGCCCCCAGCCCACGATCCACTGGCCGAGAGCCCTCCCGACACGACTGAGGAGGACCCTGAGCTGCTGGTGGACATGGAGATCTTTGTGGACACGCTGCGTAACATGGAGCCCTCAGAGATGCGGAAGGCGCCCAAGGCCCCACGGCAGCCCCGGCCATTGTCGCTGGGCCGCTGGGCCGCTCTGCCCCCCATCCAGGAGGACCGTGTAGCCCCCCGCGCCCCCATCTCCCTGCCTGAGTCCCTGCGTGAGCTGCTGGCACGGGGCCCGGCGAGGCCACGGGAGGAGAggtctgaggaggaggaggaggaagagatcGAGAACCCCTACCTGAGCCCTGATGAGCGGCCGCCGGTGGGGCCCCTCCATGGGGCACCCAGGGACAGCAGCACCAGCAATGGCTGGGCGGAGGGGGGCTTGCTCCCAGGGACACCGAGGCAGGCAGGAGCGGAGGAAAAGGCCAAACCGGTGGCCGGGGGCTTGGCTGAGCAAAGCGTGCTCTTCCGAGGGAACGTCCTCAAGGGCATGGCGCTGCTCTCCCACTTCTTGGAGCACCGGGGGGCTGCAGCCAACGAAGGGAAGCCCTATTCGCGCCTGGACAACAGTGTGCTCTACAGCCGCTTCGTCTCCCCCAGCATCACCCCCCTTGAGCTGCCCACCGGGGATGGTGGGGGCATGGGCTcgcccagccctggggagcacagcAGGCTGGGCCCTGGTGACCACCCCAGCCCCGAGATGGCCATGCTGGAAGCCTCAAGTCCCGACTCTGTCCCTCCTGTCACTGAAGAGCCTGAGAGCGCCATGGCCCTGTGCCCTGTTGATGTCTTG CAGGAGGACAAGGAGGGCTTTGAGAAGATCAACACGAGACCAGGCAAG ATCATCCTCTTCTCTGAGGCCGGCTTCGCGGGTCAGAAACGGGAGATCTGGGGGGACATCCCTGATGCCACATCCTGGGAGCTCTCACACACCATCTCTATCCGGGTCATCCGAGGCGG GTGGGTGATGTATGAGAAACCACGGTTTCACGGGCGCAAGTGCGTGCTGGCCGAGGGGGACGTGGAGATCGACAACCCCTGGACGGCATATGGGCAGAGCgggcagccccacagcagccagcCCTTCCGCATCGGCTCCTTCAAGAGGGTGGTGCGG GATTACCGCACCCCTGAGATCAGCCTGTTTGAGGAGGAGAATGGCGAAGGCACCCGGCTGAAGTTCACCGACTCGGCTGAGGATACCCGCACGCGGGGCCAGGCGCTCACCGCTGCCTCCATCATCGTCCACTCAGGCCT GTGGCTGGTTTACTCCAAGCCTTTCTTTGACGATGACCCCTATGTTTTGGAGCCGGGCGGGTACCCCAATTTAAAGGCTTGGGGAGCAAAGGACCCATCCATCTGCTCCATGCATCCCATCAGGCTG GGCTGCCCTGTTGTGGAGAGACCCGGTGAGCCGCAG GTGCTGATCTACGAGGCTGCAGGTTTCCAGGGCCGCAGCTTCACCATCAGCCGAGACGTCTACGACCTGAAGCACCTGCCCAGGCCGGCGCTCCCCACCGTGGGCTCCCTGCACATCCTGGGTGGCTG CTGGGTCGGCTATGAGAAGGAGGGCTTCCGTGGCCACCAGTACctgctggaggaagggaaatACCAAGACTGGAGGCAGTGGGGCGGCTACAACAAGGAGCTGGTGTCCTTACGGCTGATACGGACG GACTTCTCCGACCCAGCACTGGTCCTCTTTGAGGCCATGGACTTCGAGGAGGGGCCAAGCGTGGAGCTGAGCGAGGCGCTCCCCGACACGCAGCTGGCTGGCTACGGCACCATCACCCAGTCCATCCATGTGCTGAGCGGCGT GTGGGTGGCCTACGAGGGCACCAACTTCTCAGGCAAGCAGTACATCCTGGAGAAGGGGGTGTACCGCAGCTGTGAAGACTGGGGTGCCACAGATTGCCGTATCGCCTCGGCGCAGCCAATCCTGCAG GTCGGGGAACACAACCTCCATTTCATCTCCAAG ATCCTGCTCTTCTCAGAGCCTGACTTCTTGGGGGACCACGTCACCTTCGAGGAGGACCAGGATGCCCTGCCCACTGCCTTCGTCCCACGCTCCTGCAGAGTCCGTGGGGGCAG CTGGATCCTGTTCGACGGGCAGGCCTTCGCGGGGGAGCAGCATGTGCTGTCCGAGGGCGAGTACCCCACGCTCAGCGCCATGGGCTGCCTCTCCTCCACTGCCATCCGCTCCTTGAAGAAGGTCCCGGTG TTTTTCTCCGAGCCCTCCATCTTCCTGCATGGGCTGGAGTGTTTTGAGGGGAAGGAGATTGAGCTGAACAATGAAGTGCGGAGTCTCCAGGCAGAGGGTTTTAACAACCACGTGCTGTCAGTACGCGTGAAAGGCGGGAT CTGGGTGCTGTGTGAACATGGTGACTTCCGAGGGCGCCAGTGGCTGCTGGACTGCACCGAAATCACCAACTGGCTGACGTACAGTGGGCTCCAGCACGTGGGATCCCTCTACCCCATCCGCCAG AGACGGCTCTACTTCCGCatgaggagcagggagctggagctCTACCTCTCCGTTCCCGACGACGTGGAGGACATGAAAGCGGGACGCGTGGTGGTCTCCAGCCTCAGCGAGCAGAGCAGCTCCGTCTGGTACTATGAGGACGGGCTGATCAAAAACCAG GTGGCCCCCAACATGAGCCTGCAGGTCATCGGGCCAGCTGGGAAAGGCGCGAAGGCCGTGCTGTGGTCTGAGACCCGGATGCCACGCCAGACCTGGAGCATTGATTCTCAGGGACGGATCCACAGCCAGATGTTTGAGGACATGATCCTCGATATAAAGG GTGGCCGATCCTATGACCGGGACCATGCCATCGTTTGGGACATCGCCGAGGAAAGACCTACACAGATCTGGGACGTACAGGTGCTATGA
- the UBXN11 gene encoding UBX domain-containing protein 11, which translates to MQGAARTDAELVSSMMQKITLLEEKIQKQAQEIQLKDRRIAELEEKMKTSQKGEDASSSSTAEELEVRCFQLQTQVWEMERFLNDYGLVWVGERHEQLEDLESLKDEEELPARSLWKPGEAVVSTHQIDFDLILEKVKDLNVLAGEGISQIEHTPGGARLRQPEPLPLTLYQNGIIMFNRPFRPYEDPSTQQCLQDIMDGYFPSELQMRYPDGIPLQVIDRRDMIFRETDLPGSFPGPGQVVGYSKSSEVQETTEIPGPKLSLEQFLNKLSKPLKHGEAISVRGSARAAQQGSSGVQSSNEILVETPRLSALERYKVKTAEEAETSAPDICTLRIKSESGEQTYIIKMLFTETIGDLRQHLAHARGGDSNSYEIISTFPQRVYTDNSRSLQECGLIPNASLLLRRRDPSQQEGTGL; encoded by the exons ATGCAGG GCGCAGCTCGCACTGACGCAGAGCTTGTGTCCTCCATGATGCAAAAAATCACTctgttggaagaaaaaatacagaaacaagcACAAGAAATCCAACTGAAG GATAGGAGGATTGCTGAACTTGAAGAGAAGATGAAGACTAGTCAGAAAGGAGAAG ATGCTTCCAGTTCATCCACAGCAGAGGAACTGGAAGTTAGGTGCTTTCAGCTGCAGACCCAGGTCTGGGAGATGGAG CGGTTTCTAAATGACTATGgtctggtttgggttggagagAGACACGAACAGCTGGAAGATCTAGAATCACTAAAGGATGAAGAAGAACTACCAGCAAGGAGCCTCTGGAAGCCAG GTGAAGCAGTTGTTTCCACACACCAGATTGATTTTGATTTAATCTTGGAAAAGGTGAAGGATTTGAATGTGCTGGCTGGAGAAGGCATTTCTCAAATCGAGCACACGCCTGGGGGTGCTCGGCTGAGACAGCCAGAACCTCTCCCTCTTACGCTGTATCAAAACGGCATCATCATGTTCAACAGACCCTTTCGGCCCTACGAGGACCCATCGACACAG CAATGCCTGCAGGATATTATGGATGGCTATTTCCCTTCAGAGTTGCAAATGCGCTACCCAGATGGCATCCCTTTGCAG GTCATTGACAGAAGGGACATGATATTTCGGGAGACAGACCTTCCAGGGAGTTTTCCTGGCCCTGGCCAAGTGGTTGGCTATTCAAAGTCAAGTGAGGTGCAGGAGACCACTGAGATCCCAG gTCCCAAACTCTCCTTGGAACAGTTTCTCAACAAACTTTCCAAGCCCTTGAAACACGGAGAAGCAATCAGTGTCCGAGGCTCGGCCAGAGCAGCGCAGCAG GGCTCTAGTGGGGTGCAGAGCAGCAACGAGATCCTGGTGGAGACACCTAGGCTGTCTGCCCTGGAGAGGTACAA GGTGAAGACAGCTGAAGAGGCTGAAACTTCTGCCCCTGATATCTGCACCCTCCGCATCAAATCTGAGAGCGGGGAGCAGACGTACATCATAAAGATGCTGTTCACAGAGACCATAGGGGACCTGCGCCAACACCTTGCCCACGCCAG GGGTGGAGACTCCAACTCATATGAGATCATCAGTACCTTTCCCCAGAGGGTGTACACGGACAACTCCAGGAGCCTGCAGGAATGTGGCCTGATCCCCAATGCCTCCTTGCTGCTGCGGAGAAGAGACCCCTCCCAACAAGAGGGGACAGGGCTGTAA